One Bythopirellula goksoeyrii genomic window, CGAAGCGGCCCGTGGAGATGTCGATCCAGGCAAGCCCGCAGTGTCCGTCGAACTTCGGCAAGTTGCGCGAAATCGCCAACAGGAAATTGCTTTCCGCTGGATTGAGCAGCGCGTCGTCGGTCACCGTGCCTCGACTCACCACGCGAGTGATTGCCCGCTTGACGATCCCCTTTGCCTGACGTGGGTCTTCCATCTGCTCGCAGACTGCGGCCCGTAACCCGGCGGAAATAATCTTGGTTAGATAGCTATCGAGCTGATGATGAGGAAAGCCAGCCATAGCGACGGGATTCTCCCCTTTGTCGCGACTCGTAAGGGACAACCCTAGCACTCGGGCGGCCGTCTTGGCGTCCTCAAAAAAAAGCTCGTAAAAGTCGCCCATGCGAAATAAGAGCAGCGCATCCCCAGCGGCCGCTTTCGCCTCGTGGTACTGCTTCATCATCGGGGTGGCTGACATGGTCGACTGCTCCAAAAAGTCGGAAGACAGCGACCCATACTAACGCATCCCAACAGGTCCTTGGAGGGGGGCAGGGAAACTATGGAAGGAATTGAGGGATAGGAAAACAATAGCGGCCGGAATTTGGTTTCGCGCCGTTCACTAGGCTCACTCGACCAGCAATTCCTCTTCGGCACCCTTATTGATTTCGAGATCGCCACTATCCTCGAGGCGGCGAATAATATCGACGATTTCCTGTTGTTTGGCCTCAACGGCTGAAAGCTTCACGGCCCCCAGGAATTCCAGCTCTTCTCGAAGCATGTCACCTGCTCGCTGTGACATATTGCCAAACACCTTCTCCTTGAGTTCCGGGCTAGCACCCTTCAAGGCCATTGACCACTGGGAATTATCAACATTCTTGAGCACGATTTGCATGTCTTTGTCGTTGAACTTGACCATATCTTCAAAGACAAACATCAATCTGCGAATTTCCTCGACCAGATCGGGGTCTTCCTGAGAGAGATTTTCTAAGAGTGTTCTTTCTGTTGAGCGGTCGGAGACATTGAGCATTTCTGCCACCGCCCCTACTCCGCCGGCGTTCTCGAAACTCTGACCCATGAGGCTCGACATACGGCGTTCGAGACCCTGCTCTACCTCATGGATAATATCGGGGCTGGTCTGCCCCATGGCCGCCACACGTTGCACGACGGACAACTGACGCTCGGTAGGAAGTCCCGCGAGTATCTCGGCTCCCGTCTGGGCCGGCAAGTGTGAAAGAATGAGCGCAATCGTCTGAGGGTGCTCATCCGCTACGTAGGTCAAAATATTCTGACTATCGACATGGCGCAGAAAAGAGAAAGGAACCTCTTCGATCGATTGTCGGATATTATCCAGAGTGGAATTGGCATTCTTACCCAGTGCCATCTGAACAAGTTGCTTGGCTCGGTCGAGACCTCCTGATTCAACAGAGCCTGAAGGATTTGACTCTGCAAATTGCAAGATGATTTGGTCTTGTTCTTCCGAAGGGACGCCCTTGAGTCGTGCTAGTTCAATCGAGACTGCTTCTACTTGCTTGGCATCCAGACGTGACAAGATGGCTACAGCCTCCTCTTCCGGTAGTGAGGCGAGCAAGACAGCGGCTTTGCGGAGGTCATTCATGCTAGTTCGTCAGACAAGAGTTCAGCGCAGCATTTGCGCCAGTGGAGTCTCAGAATTAGCATCGACTAGCCATTTGGGGAACTTAAGTAGAGTTTGATGATTGAGCCCGTGCTAGCATTGGTGTCATAGTCGCTAGGCTACGACCTCCGGGAGCCGTGTGCCGCGTTGCGGCCCGGCTAGGGGTTAGTTTCGTAGTATCCCCACTGGCCGTCGCATTCGTCTACGCCGACGCTGAGGCGTGAGGGTGTGCAGTCTGGCAGCGTTTCGAGCAGGAGGGTGGCGATATACTTCGCTAACAATTCTGCTGTGGTATTGGCCATCGGCAACAACACACAATCCTGCCGAGGGAAGACCCAACGTCGCACGCCGTGGGTTACTTCGACTTCCTCTCCTTCGACAGTGACTCCTATCGTCGGATGCTCCAGCGGAAGCAACATTCGGTGGTCGAGCGAATCAACAATCTTCTGCAAGGCGTCTCGGACCAGAATAAAATCAACGACATACTGGTTCTCGTCGAGTGGGCCGTTGACTTCGGCCGTCACGTGGTAGTTGTGTCCGTGCAAGGGTTCGCAGATGTCGCCATTGAACGTGATAAAGTGCGCAGCGCTAAAGACAAAGCGTTCTTTGCTGAGGCGGACATGAAAGGATTCAGACATAGCTAAGTACTCCAGGCGCTAACGCTTCTAGTCGCGCCAGCGACTAATAAAACCTTACAGGCCATTCTAGGCGATTCTCACGCAGGAGGACAAACAGCGCCGCCGCGATCAGGTCTGCCGATGTGCCCGGATTGCGGCGGTGGCCGTCGGTGCGGAGCGAGAAATCGAACTCGGCGATTTCTCGATCAAATAATTCGTCTCCGGGTCTGCCAAGTGAGAGGACATGTGCCGCCCGTTG contains:
- a CDS encoding 6-pyruvoyl trahydropterin synthase family protein, which encodes MSESFHVRLSKERFVFSAAHFITFNGDICEPLHGHNYHVTAEVNGPLDENQYVVDFILVRDALQKIVDSLDHRMLLPLEHPTIGVTVEGEEVEVTHGVRRWVFPRQDCVLLPMANTTAELLAKYIATLLLETLPDCTPSRLSVGVDECDGQWGYYETNP
- the fliG gene encoding flagellar motor switch protein FliG, whose protein sequence is MNDLRKAAVLLASLPEEEAVAILSRLDAKQVEAVSIELARLKGVPSEEQDQIILQFAESNPSGSVESGGLDRAKQLVQMALGKNANSTLDNIRQSIEEVPFSFLRHVDSQNILTYVADEHPQTIALILSHLPAQTGAEILAGLPTERQLSVVQRVAAMGQTSPDIIHEVEQGLERRMSSLMGQSFENAGGVGAVAEMLNVSDRSTERTLLENLSQEDPDLVEEIRRLMFVFEDMVKFNDKDMQIVLKNVDNSQWSMALKGASPELKEKVFGNMSQRAGDMLREELEFLGAVKLSAVEAKQQEIVDIIRRLEDSGDLEINKGAEEELLVE